One Takifugu rubripes chromosome 19, fTakRub1.2, whole genome shotgun sequence genomic window carries:
- the txnrd3 gene encoding thioredoxin reductase 3, translating into MPPIENESGKNDLKSRIQQLIDSNQVMVFSKSYCPYCVKVKDLFKELQVECNVVELDLIEDGTNYQEMLLEMTGQKSVPNVFINKTHVGGCDKTLQAHKDGSLQQLLNGQNESYDYDLIVIGGGSGGLACSKEAALLGKKVMVLDYVVPTPKGTSWGLGGTCVNVGCIPKKLMHQTALLRTAIQDARKFGWEFDETVKHNWETMKEAINNYIGSLNWNYRVALRDKKVDYVNAYAEFIDPHKIKTTNKRGKETFYTAARFVLATGERPRYLNIPGDKEHCITSDDLFSLPYCPGKTLVIGASYVALECGGFLAGLGLDVTVMVRSILLRGFDQDMANRAGEYMEEHGVKFLREYVPTKIEELEAGTPGRLKVTAKSTGSEEVIEGEYNTVLIAVGRDACTDKIGLDKVGVKVNPKNGKIPVNDEEQTNVPHIYAIGDILQDKWELTPVAIQAGKLLARRLYGGSKAKCDYVNVPTTVFTPMEYGACGLSEERAVGLYGQENIEVFHTLFWPLEFTVPSRDNNKCYAKIICNKLDNDRVIGFHYLGPNAGEVTQGFSAAMKCGATKEQLDGTIGIHPTCAEIFTTMEVTKSSGGNINQSGC; encoded by the exons ATGCCTCCCATCGAAAACGAATCCGGGAAAAATGATCTCAAATCTCGAATACAGCAACTTATCGACTCCAACCAAGTGATGGTTTTCAGTAAAAGCTACTGTCCATACTGCGTGAAG GTCAAAGACTTGTTCaaagagctgcaggtggagTGTAACGTGGTGGAGTTGGATCTGATAG AGGATGGAACCAACTACCAGGAGATGCTGCTCGAGATGACTGGGCAGAAAAGTGTTCCTAATGTCTTCATCAACAAGACCCACGTCGGTGGCTGTGACAAAACCCTGCAG GCTCATAAAGACGGCAGCCTGCAGCAGTTGCTAAACGGACAGAATGAATCCTATGACTATGATCTCATTGTGATTGGGGGAGGATCTGGAGGTCTTGCTTGCTCAAAG gaAGCGGCTCTATTGGGAAAGAAGGTCATGGTCCTGGACTATGTCGTGCCCACACCCAAAGGAACGTCCTGGG GTCTTGGTGGAACTTGTGTCAACGTTGGCTGCATTCCAAAGAAGCTGATGCACCAGACGGCTCTGCTGCGCACGGCCATCCAGGATGCCCGCAAGTTCGGCTGGGAGTTCGATGAGACGG TCAAACACAACTGGGAGACCATGAAAGAGGCGATAAATAACTACATTGGCTCGCTGAACTGGAACTACAGGGTTGCTCTGAGAGATAAGAAGGTGGACTATGTTAATGCCTATGCCGAGTTTATTGATCCACACAAAATCAAG ACAACAAACAAGCGAGGGAAGGAGACGTTTTACACGGCAGCAAGGTTTGTCTTGGCCACTGGTGAGAGGCCACGTTACCTGAACATCCCTGGGGACAaggagcactgcatcaccaG TGATGACCTGTTCTCGTTGCCTTACTGCCCGGGAAAGACCCTGGTGATCGGGGCATCTTACGTGGCTCTGGAGTGCGGGGGGTTCCTCGCTGGCCTGGGTCTCGATGTCACCGTCATGGTTCGGTCCATTCTGCTGAGGGGCTTTGACCAGGACATGGCCAATCGTGCTGGAGAATATATGGAGGAGCATGGAGTAAAGTTCCTCCGCGAATACGTCCCCACAAAG ATCGAAGAACTGGAAGCAGGAACTCCTGGCAGGCTGAAGGTGACGGCCAAGTCCACAGGTTCTGAGGAAGTCATCGAGGGGGAGTACAACACT GTATTAATTGCTGTGGGGCGGGATGCCTGCACGGACAAGATTGGCTTGGACAAAGTGGGGGTCAAAGTCAACCCCAA AAATGGAAAAATCCCAGTGAATGATGAGGAGCAAACCAATGTGCCCCACATCTACGCCATTGGAGACATTCTGCAAGACAAGTGGGAGCTGACGCCTGTGGCCATCCAGGCTGGGAAGCTGTTGGCACGACGTCTGTATGGCGGCTCCAAAGCCAAG TGTGACTACGTCAACGTTCCGACCACTGTCTTCACCCCTATGGAGTATGGTGCTTGTGGACTGTCTGAGGAGAGAGCCGTGGGGCTTTATGGTCAGGAAAACATCGAG GTGTTCCACACACTGTTCTGGCCTCTGGAGTTCACCGTGCCGAGCAGAGACAACAACAAATGCTACGCCAAGATCATCTGCAATAAACTAGACAAC GACCGAGTTATTGGGTTCCACTACCTGGGTCCAAATGCCGGCGAGGTGACTCAAGGCTTCAGTGCAGCTATGAAGTGCGGGGCGACCAAGGAGCAGCTGGATGGTACCATCGGCATCCATCCCACCTGCGCTGAA ATTTTCACCACTATGGAAGTGACCAAGAGCTCTGGTGGCAACATCAACCAGTCTGGCTGCTGA